One region of Carya illinoinensis cultivar Pawnee chromosome 8, C.illinoinensisPawnee_v1, whole genome shotgun sequence genomic DNA includes:
- the LOC122274186 gene encoding transcription termination factor MTERF15, mitochondrial-like has product MFGFICSRQQLLLTYRRTQLGFIQKNAFFLVKSFTSKGLFQYEDKQQEGKPSFTVSYLINSCGLSPKSAILASKIVDLENPDRPDSVRNLLKENGFTNIQITTIVRRRPQLLLADPGKILLPKIEFLRSIGLSSSELPKIITMCPELLRRSLNQHLIPCYNFLKSVLLEDDKVITTLKRSSRAFLNSVVDNMVPNIELLREIGAPQSTISLLVTNYPDMAFIKHGRFDMALQEVREMGFDPSKSAFVLALQVILKVKKPKWESKLEVYKRWGWSKDVAFLAFKRAPQCMLVSEEKICKAMDFLVNQMGFSSEDIARNPIVILLSLKKRIIPRCSVVQILQANGFLKNDISSSTILLPNEKRFLDKYVIKFLDHAPQLMNVYRAQIELLDVEIQSAKI; this is encoded by the exons ATGTTTGGTTTTATCTGTTCAAGGCAACAATTGTTACTCACATACAGGAGGACCCAACTGGGTTTCATTCAGAAAAATGCATTCTTTTTGGTCAAATCATTTACATCAAAAGGTTTATTTCAATATGAGGACAAGCAACAAGAAGGGAAACCTTCTTTTACGGTGTCTTACCTCATAAATTCTTGTGGGTTGTCCCCAAAATCAGCTATTTTAGCTTCCAAGATTGTAGACCTTGAAAACCCAGATAGACCAGATTCAGTGCGTAACCTTCTCAAAGAGAATGGATTCACCAATATCCAAATCACTACAATTGTACGAAGACGCCCACAATTGCTTTTAGCTGATCCTGGTAAAATCCTTTTGCCCAAAATTGAGTTTTTGCGTTCTATAGGGCTTTCAAGCTCTGAACTCCCGAAAATCATCACCATGTGCCCTGAACTACTGCGAAGAAGCCTAAATCAACATCTTATACCCTGCTATAATTTTCTCAAGAGCGTACTTCTTGAAGATGATAAAGTCATCACTACTTTAAAGCGCTCGTCACGGGCTTTTCTAAATAGTGTAGTGGATAATATGGTTCCAAATATTGAACTTTTGAGAGAGATTGGAGCGCCTCAATCTACCATCTCTCTGCTGGTGACTAATTATCCGGATATGGCGTTCATTAAGCATGGTAGGTTTGATATGGCTCTCCAGGAGGTGAGAGAAATGGGATTTGATCCTTCAAAATCGGCGTTTGTCCTTGCACTCCAAGTGATTTTAAAAGTGAAGAAACCAAAATGGGAATCTAAATTGGAGGTTTATAAGAGGTGGGGTTGGTCCAAGGATGTTGCTTTCTTAGCGTTTAAAAGGGCTCCCCAATGTATGCTTGTATCAGAAGAGAAGATTTGCAAGGCAATGGACTTCCTCGTGAATCAAATGGGTTTCTCTTCCGAAGATATTGCTAGAAATCCTATTGTTATACTATTAAGCTTGAAGAAGAGGATTATCCCTAGATGTTCAGTTGttcaaattttgcaagccaATGGTTTTCTCAAGAATGATATAAGCTCATCGACTATCTTACTACCTAATGAAAAGCGCTTTCTTGACAAGTACGTGATCAAATTTCTGGATCATGCTCCTCAACTGATGAATGTGTATCGGGCTCAGATTGAACTTCTTGATGTAGAAATCCAATCTGCTAAG ATTTGA